In the Primulina eburnea isolate SZY01 chromosome 15, ASM2296580v1, whole genome shotgun sequence genome, ACTTGATAAGCATGTTGAAGGAATACAAAGATTGTTTTGCATGGTGTTATGATGACATGCCAGGGTTGGACCGAAAATTGGTCGAACACCGACTTCCACTCAAAGAAGGTTTCAAACCATTTCAACAGCCATCTCGTCGCATGTCAAAAGAAGTTGAATTGAAAGTAAAAGAGGAAGTGGAGAAGTTGTTAAAGGCCAAGTTTATAAAGCCAATCCGATATACCGAATGGCTTTCAAACATTGTGCCAGTAATGAAAAAGAATGGCAAGGTCAGAATATGCATCGACTTCCGAGACTTGAACTGTGCAACTCCCAAGGATGTGTATGTAATGTCGATACCTGATATGTTGATTGATTCAGTGGCTAGACATGAGATGTTATCTTTCATGGATGGATTCTCTGGCTACAACCAGATCAAAATAGCAGACAGTGACACTCACAAAACTGCATTCAGATGCCCGGGAGCTGTTGGTACGTTTGAATGACTTGTTATGCCATTCGGGCTAAAGAACGCAGGAGCCACGTATCAAAGAGCCATGAACTCcatctttcatgacatgataggaCATCATATTGAAgtatatatagatgatatcgtGGTAAAGTCTAAACAAGCTACTGATCACATTGAGCACTTGAGGAAGAGTTTCCAAAGAATGAGGCAATATGATTTGAAGTTAAATCCATTGAAATGTGCATTTGGCGTGAAGGCAGGAAACTTTCTGGGATTTCTTGTGCACCAGAGGGGAGTTGAAGTGGATAAAAACAAAGCCAAAGCCATTATGGAAGCAAATCCGCCTAGAAACAAGAAAGAGTTGCAACGCTTCCTTGGGCAAGTGAATTACCTGAGGCGTTTTATCTCTAACCTTGCAGGGAAGACAAAGGAGTTTTCACAGCTGTTGAAGCTCAAAGACAGCGGGGAGTTCAAATGGGAGGAGTCGCATCAGAAAGCTTTTGATGTGATCAAGAGTTATCTATCTAACCCACCTGTTCTGATGCCTCCCAGGTATGGAATGCCCCTTAAATTATACATCTCTGCTGCTCATGAGTCAATTGGATGCCTATTAGTTCAAAATAATCATGAAAGAAATGAACAAGCCATCTATTATTTGAGTAGATTCCTTACTCCAGTAGAGGTGAAATACTCTGTGATTGAAAAGCTATGCTTAACACTGTATTATGCATGTACTAAGTTAAGACATTATTTAATTCAATCAAGAGTGTTTGTGGTGGCTAAAACCGATTTGATTAAATACATGCTTAATAGACCCATCCTCTCTGGGAGAATTGGCAAATGGTCTTTAGCATTGGCCGAGTTTACATTGACATATTATCCCCAAAAATCAGTAAAAGGCCAAGCTATCGCCGATTTTTTAGCTGATCACCCTTCACTTGATGAGTTTATTGGAGAACAGGTTGGATTTCCAGTTTGTGGAGTGGGAGTTCAACCCTGGGAGTTGAAGTTCGATGGATCAAGTACAGAAACAGCAGCTGGAGCTGGTATTGTGATCACCTCCCCAAGAGGTGTGAAAACCGCTCTATCCTTTAATTTGAATTTCCCATGCACCAACAATCAAGCGGAATACGAAGCGCTGGTCATTGGATTGGAAATTCTGAAAGACTTAGGTGCAAGAGAGTTATTGATATCAGGGGATTCTCAGCTGGTACTCAAACAGCTGTCAGGGGAGTTCAAATGCACAAGTTTGTCCTTAGCTCCTTACTATACCGCTGCATCCCAACTGCTAGATGATTTCGAGGAAGTGTCATTAGTACACGtcccaagacaagaaaattggGAGGCAGACGAGTTGGCACAGGTTGCTTCGGGATTGAAGATGTCTCCGGAACTTACACACAGGCTGGTGTTGATTCAAAAGAGAAACCACCCTTCAATTCAGCAAAGAGGGATTCAGGTAGATACGCTCAACTTGGATATAAACTTAGCTGGTGACTGGAGGGATGACATAAAACAGGTGCTAGAATCAACCGGGAGAGATATTCCACGTGGTTTAAAAATGAGAGCTCTTAATTACGTTTTAGTGGAGGGTGATTTGTACAGGAAAGGGCTAGATGGTCTGCTTCTCAGATGCATAGGCTTCCCAGAGGCTTTGGAGATCATGAAGCAAGTTCATGAGGGAGTGTGTGGAGCGCATCAATCTGGAATAAAGATGAGATGGTTGATAAGGAGGTATGGCTACTATTGGCCATCCATCCTGAAAGATTGCATCAAATATGCTAAGGGATGCCAGCCATGTCAGAGACACGGGAACATCCAAAGAATTCCAGCGGATGAACTTCACAGCGTTGTCAAACCATGGCCATTCAAAGGCTGGGCCATGGACTTAATAGGGAAAATCTACCCTTCATCATCTAAAGGCCACTCGTTCATCCTTGTGGCTACAGATTTTTTCACCAAATGGGTAGAAGCAGTGCCCTTGAAGAAAGCGGAGCAAGGGGATGTTATTAACTTTGTGAAAGAGAATATTATtcatagatttggaattccagaGTCATTGACCACAGATCAGGGAACTATGTTCACAGGCTCAGATATGAGGGAGTTTGCAGAAGACTATGGAATTAAATTGATAAACTCATCCCCTCATTACCCACAGTCCAACGGGCAAGCCGAAGCGTCAAATAAAGTGTTGATAAAGATTCTACAAAAGATGATGGAAGAGAATCCTAGGGATTGGCCAAGGCTATTATCAGAAACTTTGTGGGCATACAGGACATCCAAGAGGACTGCCACTGGAGTGAGCCCTTTTTCCCTTACCTTTGGCCATGATGCAGTGCTCCCATTGGAGATTATGGTGCCATCAATGCGAGTGGCAAAGCAAAATGAACTTTCCCTTGAGCATTATAATGAAGCAATGATCATGGAACTAGAAGAACTAGATGAGTTGAGAATCCAAGCGTACAATGCTTTGCTGTTACAGAAACAGAAAGTGGCAAGACTCTACAACAAAAGAGTTAACAAGAAAAGTTTCCATGAAGGAGAAATAGTGTGGAAGACCATACTACCACTAGGAACAAAGGATAGGGAGCTGGGCAAATGGTCTCCCAACTGGGAGGGACCATTCAAGGTACATAAGGTGTTAGACGGAAATGCATATTGGCTATCAAGCATAGATGGCCATCCACACAAAAGATGCATAAACGGCAAGTATCTCAAGCCCTATTTTCCGAGTAtgagggaagaagtaggaagagcTTGCGAGTAAAGCAATCTCAAAGGCTAATCTTCAGTGGGGAGTTGGCATTTTTCAGTGGGGAGTTGGCCTTCGGGGCCACTTGTGTATATATTAAGTTCCTGATTTCAAGGTGTCATGTGATGTAGGCCTTAGGGccacttaaataaatatattttgtttaAGATTCAACAATAAAATCGATCGGGGAGAGTGGGACAGTAAGCCACTTCCATTCTTTATGTTGAAGGTCCATTATTTCACTAGGGAGTCGGCCTTATGGCCACTtatttccaatttttcttttatGGTACCAAAAATCATGGTGGAATAGACCGTTCTATCATTATAAATTGATTGTTTGCATGTGCAGTGACAGATTCATGAAGTAGGCCTTGAGGCCACTTAGAATGTGGGAGGAAAGGCACACAGCCAGCGGGGAGTTGAGCTTACTGGGCAGACGACGAGTAATAAAAGAAGAACTGAAGAGAACAAAGGTGATATGCAAACCCCAAGAAGACCCAGAAATtgattttggaagaaaaatagGCTAATCAGCCATTTTTGCATATTTTTAGCTTCATGTTGTGGGGTTTTGTTTGAAGTAGGCCTTAGGGCCACTAGTGTAAATATTTGTTATGGTTCATAAATAAAGATGATCATTAAGTTGTCCAGGAGGCCACTTTTATCATATTGGATTCATTGTGTTTTGATAGAAAATCAAAGAGGAGGATACCCTCGAGTGGGGAGTCTTAAGCGAACTTATGATTTTGATTGAAACTGTTGGAATGAATTGGATTGAGGGAATTAAGAACGAATATAAACTCCTTCCCAACATCCGATACACAACATTACATTAAACCCATCCTCATTCCACATCCAACACCCAATGACCACAACACCAAACCAACAATCAACAGATAAGAAGCGGAGCCACCGCATGCAAGAACAGTAAGtaaacgtgtatgcgggaaaggggtccaactgaagtgcaaatacgtgtatgcgggaaaggggtccaactgaagtgcaaatgcatatacgtgtatgcgggaaagggatccgactgaagtgcaatgCATAATGTTAGGAGCGAGGGAATCATCTTGAGTGGATGCAACACATAAGAGCATATAAGAGCACATAATAGTCGAGAAATACCTGTGTCAAGAAACCTCAAATGACACAAATGCTTAAGTGTCAAATGCACCAGGGAGCTGAGGCCAACCCATGGCCAATCTCAATCCAGTGATACCTGTTATGAGTAAACATGCCAACActattaaaaaaagaaaatgagagtgGGGAGTTGATGCCCAAGAAAGAGTAAGGAGTTGAATGAATCCCAAATCCAAGAAGGAATGGAAACTAAAGAAGCAGACATGCAATACAAGGAAATGCTTGTGGTTTTCATTTGGGCAAATTCACAAACACCATTAAGACGTGATGATGATCAAATTAAGTATTAGTTGACTTGGCTACCGAATGGGAAATCGACGACCCAGAGATGGCGAGGAAGGGATTAAGACCAGTGGCGGAGCCGGCGAACGCAATGGGCAACGAGACAGAAACAGTGGCCGGAGCAGAAATGGCGCCCGCAGCGATGGATGCGGAAGGATTCGCCGGAGGTGGATCGTGAGCCATAAAACGACTGTGGGCAGCAGTAGAGAACAATCGACAGCAAAGAACGGCTGGAAAGAGCTTGAGAGCCGCCACGGTTGAGGTGTAGGATTGGCGGAGCGACGGGCTTCCACAGTGGCAGCGGGGAGTAATCGGATGAGGGCAGCGAGAAGGAAGAAGTGAAGAAAGCGGATTACagattttgaatttgaaaaggaGTCTGCTGTTAAAAACCCAAGTGTGAATTGGGCCCAATCCAAAATCACAAGCCCATGACAAGAGAAAATGTTTACGGGCCGCTCCGACAAACAAGTTGGAATTGGGCTACATACAAGCATTTTGGCCCACGGGCCAATGCTTGCGGGGGGCAattgtttgggctaaaaataattaattatgaaaGCCCAATTTAATGTTaagcccaattaaattataaaagccCATAACAGATCAATTCAATTCTTATCGAATTAAACCGAGTACAACGTGGGAGGAAAGAAATGGAAATCGTGCGAAGGTAGTGGGAAAAATCATGGGCTCATGGGGGAGTGGAAGAAACTACCTTTCAAAGCGAAGAAAAAGAAGGGATCGGCAAACACTGAGAACGACTACACAAAAAAAACTCAACTCTACAGACAAAAATCTGCAAATACTCTATGCAAAATTCAATCTTTCATTGCACTAGTTTTCAAGTATTTCCAGTACATTTCTAGCGTCTTCTAGTTCTAGATTTCAGCATTTATTTGTGTTATATTTCCATATTTTGTAAATTCCTACTGTTTGTTGAAAATATAAATGATGTCAGGAGTTTATTCCCCAAATTCCAgtagttttctttattttggcgTCGTAGTCattttaggagattagaaccgacGGTCGAATTTAGTATCCATAATCGTCAagtttttagaagttagattttcgttgtttttacgcaaattggtgcacttcgcacctggcacgcccgcaacaccaaatattgtgcaaacaattatatataaaaatctaTAGTTATTTAATATGCCAGAGAATAATGAGAATTTACTATGTGATTATAGTAATGCTAGTGATAGAAGTATGTGAATGTCTGTAACAATGAAGAATGCCTGATATTTATAGAGTTGAGACTAGATACCTTGTATGACAAGAACAGAATAACAAAAAAAACTTACAAATCTTTATATTGtcaatatttgaaattttgaattttgttttAATCAAACTTATttatagaaaataaaaatttaattgacaAATAAACTTATTATATGGCAGATAATCTCAAGCAATCTAGATTTGCTCATGCATTTCAAGTAACATTTAGATCAATGCATAATAACAATAAGATCGATATATACGCCTTTCTGTCATTGTTGATGTTGCTATTGATGTTTTTTGTTGTCGTAGATTATTGGATTAATGTACTTATAAACCCTTTTGTCTCaaaatttatgttatatttgtTTCTGGACGTGAAAACGAGCTTAGGAAAAATAATACTCAAAATTATGTCAAAATTTATTTACTAATGTTGTTAGTAGATTAGTTTGtcgataaattttttataatgtGTATGTATGGAGAGTATGTTATAATGTTTTTAGTAGATGAAACATCGGTGGAGATCAGATATGTCATCGTTTCACTCATATATTACACTGCACATCGATCGATATGCTTCATATATTACGTTACACATGTAATACGTATGCGTCGAAGActaatgtttttaaaaaaaattataggtcCAATAACAAGATGGTAAGGTCCTAAAGCATGAGGCAAGGTAGGCATACTTAACAGGTCGATTCGACCCGGATCGGGATCAGAACCGACTCGTTAAGCCTGGAACCAAAACCAGTTCGCCCGTATTAGTTCCAGAATCACCCCGAATGTTTTTGTAAATGGAGTGAACCGGTTTTTAAAATTCTGATTCCAGTTCGGATGCGATATAACGGAACCAGTTTGGATTGCAAAAAAGTAATTTAATCTTTAGATAAATTAGAATCGTCGCACACATGATATATATTATAGCTagatatgttttaaatgttgCAAAAGTTTTGACATACAAAGAAAAATAATGTCAATCACTTTGGATAATGTGAGTGACGATAATGTTAAGattaaatatcttaaagattATTAAGACCAATTTTAGAAGCTAATTTTCTTCATGTTAGATATACAAGTCATGTTATCAGTTTATGTGTTAAATCTACCTTTGATGAACGTATGGACACTGCGATAAAAAACTTAAAGTATGTTGTATATTATTACGTGAAAGATGATATGGTCGTGATTGGAAAGCACTAGTAATTGCTTACATAGTTAGATGAAAGAAATTTCCTCTTTCTGTTGATACATCGAATTATACTCGATGGAATTCGATGTATCACTTGCTTAGTACTTTGCTTCGTTTTAAAGAATTACTTACACCGCATGACAACGATGTTGCGACATAACTTCAATATTGACTGACTTTGATTGAGATATTTTGAATAACTATGTTTCtttgttgaatttttttaaagagaACTGAAAATTTTTATGTCATTAACTACCCTACTGCAACCATGTTTCTACCTATGTTTTTCGATATGTTTTTACATTTATTGAATATTGTACCATGTTGTTACAGGTGATTTTGTTTCaactataaaaaataaaattttaaaatattgggaCACTATCGAGATTGTTCATGGCTTAATCACCTTGCTTGACCATAGTCAAGGTTAATGTGGCTTAGAATGTTTTTTTGAATATTATGCTAACTTTCTTAAGAAGAATGTTGACAATTAAAAGAAGTCAATCATGATTTCTTTTCAAGAATAATTCGATTTACACTCTAAGAAACATGGTGGAGCGAGTAACCAATCGGAGTCAGAGTCGAAGTCGGAGGAAAAACCGAATGATATTTTGACTGatataaaaatgaaatattatcTTGTTGTTACATGTCATTGAATTGATAGAAGTTGGACTATGCAAAAAAAaagtttaattttatttatatatatatattatagctaaatatgttttaaatgttgCAAAATTTTATGACATACAAAGAAAAATAATGTCAATCACAATGGATAATGCGAGTACCGATAATGTTaagattaaatattttaaagattATTAAGGCCAATTTTAGAAGGTAATTTTCTTCATGTTCGACCTACATGTCATATTATCAGTTTATGTGTTAAATGTACATTTGATGAATACATGGACTACGATAGAAAAACTTAAAGTATGTGGTATATTATTACGTGAAAAATGATATGGTCGTGATTGGAAAGCACCGGTAATTGCTAACATAATTAGATGTAATAAATTTCCTCTTTCCATTGATACTCGATGGAATTCGATGTATCACTTGCTTAGTACTTTGTTACGTTTTAATGAATTACTTACACCGCAATCCACATGACAACGATGTTGCGACATAACTTCAATACTGACCAACTTTGATTGAGATACTTTGAGTAACTATGTTtctttgttgaattattttaaagagACAACTGGAAAATTTTATGTCAATTAACTACAATACTGCAACCATGTTTCTACCTatgtttttcagtatgtttgtaaatttattaaatatcgTACCATGTTGTTACAGGTGATTTTGTTTcaagtataaaaaataaaattttaaaatattgggaGACTATCGTGATTGTTCAGGGCTTAGTAACCTTGCTTAACCTTAGTCAAAATCAATGTGGcttagaattttttttgaatattatGCTAACTTTCTTAAGAAGAATGTTGGCAATCAAAATAAGTCAATCATGCTTTCTTTTCAAgaataatttgatttatacTCTAAGAAACATGGTGGAGCGAGTAACCAACCGAAGGCGGAGTTAGAGTCGGAGAAAAAGCCGAATGAGAGCAATTAACTTCTTCCAAAATTTGAAAcaacaaaaattaaaagaagAATCGGTTACAACAATATAGTCCAATGAGATACATATTTATTTGAACTAATATTTTCAAACTCCATAAAATTTCGATGTTTTAGAATAATGGATAGTAAATTTGCAATTTTAACCAGTCTTAGGGGCAATACAACAGATATCCTAGCAGTTCAATGTTCAAGTGGTGCTTCCGAATCAGCATTTTCAACATATTACAGAATCATTGATGAACAAAGAACTATTGTCATGTTTTAAAAATTAGTTTGcgacagaaaaaaaaaaaagaatagaaCCGCGAGGGCGATAAACACATTTGCAAGCTCGAGTTTTGAGGAAGATCCAAAGTTTtccaaatataatttattaaattgtgATGAAGTTTAACTGTTTAATGTAGACttcaatattatattttatatttatctttttGCATTACATATTTTCTCAACTCAAAATACatacaaaataaaaagaatGTTTTTTCTAATATCTAAAAGTAATTTTTACAGTGTTGCTTCAATTTGGTCATCAACACAAGCCCGAAACCGCTTCGACCCAGTAGTAGATTCGATTGATTCCAAAGTTATTATCTTGGAATCGGAACCGATTTTGAACAGGTTCGGTTCCGGCAGAATGGATCCGTTACCAGAACCGGTGATCCCTTAACCATGTACAAGGGAAGAGCActagatttaaaaataaatatataaaaaaaaaaaaaactagggGCGAGGGGCAGTTTAGGAACACTGCTCCAAATTTCACACGCTTCGAGTCACACAATCATGTTACTGTGCACCAGCATGCTAGCATATAATAGCCCCCAACTCCGTTTTCATTCGATCTCCGACGCACCCCACAGCCGTGCGTCGCCCGCCGCATCTTATAAAAGCACGGACGGAGTAACTCTGCTTACGTATATATTTATCGTAAGTATTATTCTTCGTGCACAATCAATTGTACTGCGTGTTTTTCTGCTTGAATTTGCTTGTATCTTTGATTAATGGCTTTGCGTATCTATATACTCTCTGTATGCATTTCATGTGTAGCGGAGTGCTGTAAACTGAAAGACTGTTGAAAAGTTTTTAAAGCAATAGAGAAGAAGAGGTGCGTGTATTGGAAATGAGAACACTGTGCGACGTGTGTGAGAGTGCGGCGGCGATTCTATTCTGTTCGGCGGATGAAGCGGCACTTTGTCGTTCTTGTGACGATAAGGTATTGCGCCTGTTCTATTTATTTCGCCGGTGAACTGTTTTTTGTTGTTTCTTTGATTTGAAGATCGAAAATTGGGAGATTTGCAGCTGTTTCTGAAATACTTTCGTGATGCTTctaaaatttgaatatttaaaaCTTTGATGAGACTGAAATTTTATGCTATTATGTTTTTATCTGTGGTGAGATTATGATACTTCTTTATGGAATTGCTTGATACGTGTTTGTGTATCATTCTATCTTTAAATCTTGTTTTGATTCATGAAATGTCAAAAGCTATACTGCATGCTTTTGTTTCATTACAAATTTTGAGTTATGTGATCATTTCTAATTTTAATATTGGACGATGGTATTGGTTTCTTTAGTTACTTCTCATGATGGCCTTGGCTCTAGAGTGGAATAAAGTGCTTGTTTAAGCTTAGGCTCTCAATAGTCCAATCTACTCGTAGCAAAAGATCATCAGTGACAATATGGGGGAAAAGATTGTATTTTCTTCTTTCTTGTGTTCCTTGATCTATGTTAGTTCATATTATGAATTTGCTCATTGGATCTACTGTCTAAGTACTTTCCAGtgttaataaaaagtaaaaactcAAGTGAAGATAAAAATGGCCCGAATCTATTGTACTAACGTTGTCTGGCAGGTCCATATGTGTAACAAGCTTGCAAGTAGACATGTACGAGTTGGTCTTGCTGAGCCCAGTGAAGTCCCACGTTGTGACATATGTGAAAATGCACCTGGTATGCCGGTTCATATCTTTCTCTTTCACCTTCATTTTTTATAGGTGGCATCCTGTTTTGAAGAGTACTGCCTGAGCCTCTGTATGTAGCTTTTTTCTATTGTGAGGTCGATGGAAGTTCCCTTTGTCTGCAATGTGATATGATTGTCCATGTCGGTGGTAAAAGAACCCATGAAAGATATCTCCTCCTGAGACAGAGAGCTGAGGTTTGTGGCTGTGGTTGAGGACCCTGGGTAAAATGCATCTGGCCCCTCTATGATATTCAAAATAGCAAAAACTCTGGAAAAAAACGTATAAGTTCTGATTTTAATATGTTTCAGAAAATTTTCTGTGCTTGAATGATATTTCTGTTTCTACATTTTTTTGCGTCTCTCGCCCTCTCGACAACTCGAGCTTAGGTTTTTTTTAGCTAATTTAGAATATCACATGGGGTCAAATGCAATTCACCTAGAGgatttttttctcatttttgtGGCAGTCGAACATGAGTAATGACTAATTACATTTGCTTCTACGTCTATGCTCTTTGCAGTTTCCGGGGGATAAGCCAGAAAGTTTAGACGGGCCGGGATCGGTTAGAGTAAATTCTGTTCAAGCTAAGAAAGAGACTACCCACGTTTCTCCTAATCCTATAATGGTTAACTACATTGATTGTAATGGAAAAATGGAGAACAGATTTATTGATCTCAATGCCTGGCCTCAAAGGGTGCACGGAAGAGCTTCAACTAACCAGGTTTTGATTTTTAACCAGAACTTTTATTGTTTCTCAGAAACTATAATTCAAGCAGCATGGTTTAATGACTCTAAAGTGTAGTGAATTAATATGTAAATTATCTTCCTTTTCGATTTATTTCTCAGGAACAAATGAATAATTTGTTTAACAATCACCATGAACCAGAAAATATTGTAGATGGAGCATTCAATAGGGATCCCGAGAATAATGAAGGTATACTGAATGCAAGTCAATATATATCAGTCATACTGTGATGCTTTGTAACTTTTGCGAGATTGGTCATTCGAGTTCTTGTTGTGAAAAAATATCGACTATCGAAACACGATCTGCATGTCTAATGTAAACTGCTGTTGCTAAAACGACACTTGATTTATACTTGTTTTGTCCAGTTAAATTTTTCATATCTTTTCCCCTTTTCTTGCATCTATGTACAGTTTGACGCACTCTGCTTGAGGTGGAATTAGCATCAGAATTAAAAAAATGGTCCACATGTCCATTTTTCATGGTTAAACACGTTGAAAACTGCAGTCAGCTACATACACTGGGAAACAATGTGAAGTGCATTTTCTGCAACTCCTAGCATTCTGCAGTTACTAGTGAAGAAGTTTGTGCCATTTTTATCTGCTGTTACTTATAAGACATCAGAAACATTACAGATACCAATAAAGCTTCTCGGATAAATTCTCTTATTTTCGTAGAGTTACTCTCTTTTGATTTTATATTTGGGCTTTTCTATGACAAATTGCTGGATATTGATTTGCTGTTTGAAGAAGTGGAAAAGTCTATAGTCTATTTTAAACACAGTTAGTTCGGTCCTACTTTTAGGCCAATTGACTGTTGACATACACTAAGCCACATTTGATTTTACATATGGAGCTATGCAACAACATGAAAAATCAGATGTGGTATCATTTGTGTATCGAATAAATATTTGAACACTCAACTCAACTATTGGCCCTAATGGTCAATATTGATATCGGGTCCtaagtgaaaaataatattgtaaATAAATACAATATTGCATCCCAAAGTATTTCAATTCTTAAAGACTATGCCACATTTTATTGACTCGTTCTCATTCATACCTAAAAGTCAACTGAAATCAAGAATCTGAACGATACAGGTGCATAAATTGATTTGTTTGAATGATAGAATCCTGAAATTAAATTTCTCATAATCGATTAAGATGCAAAAGTTCCAACCGATAACTGAACATGTTGTATGCTTTCCATCACTTTGAAAGGATACCAATTCTTCAAAGTACAAATACTCAACACTTTCAAAAATATCCAGACCACAGTTTTGaccccaaaaaaataaaatttcaccaTCCTTTTAATCCAGGAAGCTAACTAGTTCTCAAGAGCATAATTTTATAATGAACTAAACAATAACATTTTCCCCATTAATCTATAGACCATTTTCTTTGACAGTGCAGTGTGCTTAGTAG is a window encoding:
- the LOC140813650 gene encoding B-box zinc finger protein 19-like, with translation MRTLCDVCESAAAILFCSADEAALCRSCDDKVHMCNKLASRHVRVGLAEPSEVPRCDICENAPAFFYCEVDGSSLCLQCDMIVHVGGKRTHERYLLLRQRAEFPGDKPESLDGPGSVRVNSVQAKKETTHVSPNPIMVNYIDCNGKMENRFIDLNAWPQRVHGRASTNQEQMNNLFNNHHEPENIVDGAFNRDPENNEV